In one Vicinamibacterales bacterium genomic region, the following are encoded:
- a CDS encoding SDR family oxidoreductase — MTARRVLVTGASRGIGAALVEKFLAAGDRVFGCGRTTDAPAHERYRHFALDVGDADAVREMFRAIRKDAGGLDILVNNAGIARMNVVALTPADDARRVLETNVLGTFFCTTQAIRLLRQSTAPRIINLSTVAVPLRLEGEAIYAASKAAVEMLTRVTAKEVGGWGITCNAVGPSPIKTRLTANVPEATIEKLVQRQPRPGWATADDVYNVVEFFARPESGMVTGQVVYLGGFS, encoded by the coding sequence GTGACCGCGCGCCGGGTCCTCGTGACGGGGGCGTCGCGAGGCATCGGCGCCGCGCTGGTCGAGAAGTTCCTGGCCGCCGGCGATCGCGTCTTCGGGTGCGGCCGGACCACCGACGCGCCCGCGCACGAGCGCTACCGGCACTTCGCCCTGGACGTCGGCGACGCCGACGCCGTGCGCGAGATGTTCCGGGCCATCCGCAAGGACGCCGGCGGTCTCGACATCCTCGTGAACAACGCCGGCATCGCCCGGATGAACGTGGTCGCGCTCACGCCGGCCGACGACGCCCGCCGCGTGCTGGAGACCAACGTGCTCGGCACGTTCTTCTGCACCACGCAGGCGATCCGGCTGTTGCGCCAGTCGACGGCGCCCCGCATCATCAACCTCTCCACCGTGGCCGTGCCGCTGCGTCTGGAGGGCGAAGCCATCTACGCGGCCTCGAAGGCCGCCGTCGAGATGCTCACGCGCGTCACCGCGAAGGAAGTCGGCGGCTGGGGCATCACCTGCAACGCCGTCGGGCCGTCGCCGATCAAGACGAGGCTGACGGCCAACGTGCCGGAAGCGACCATCGAGAAGCTGGTCCAGCGCCAGCCCCGCCCGGGCTGGGCGACGGCGGACGACGTGTACAACGTGGTCGAGTTCTTCGCGCGGCCCG
- a CDS encoding SET domain-containing protein-lysine N-methyltransferase has product MPSSLYFPKIVRKRSKLHGWGVFAAEPINKNKIIVDYAGELIDNKQSEKREDRYLNQGCIWVFRVNRKWSRDANVGGNVARFINHSCRPNCYSAVDGQTIWIRASKNIKPGDELTYDYNTEGDKTIPCRCRPGCTTKL; this is encoded by the coding sequence ATGCCGTCGTCGCTGTATTTTCCCAAGATCGTCCGAAAGCGCTCGAAGCTGCACGGTTGGGGCGTGTTCGCCGCCGAGCCCATCAACAAGAACAAGATCATCGTCGACTACGCCGGTGAGCTCATCGACAACAAGCAGAGCGAGAAGCGCGAGGACCGGTATCTCAACCAGGGGTGCATCTGGGTCTTCCGCGTGAACCGCAAGTGGTCGCGCGACGCCAACGTCGGCGGCAACGTCGCCCGGTTCATCAACCACTCGTGCCGGCCGAACTGCTACAGCGCCGTGGACGGCCAGACCATCTGGATCCGCGCGTCGAAGAACATCAAGCCGGGCGACGAGCTCACCTACGACTACAACACCGAGGGCGACAAGACGATCCCATGTCGCTGCCGACCCGGCTGCACGACCAAGCTGTGA
- a CDS encoding RidA family protein, with the protein MRRTLAAALIGTLVLGGSMTAQVQRWAGPAQFPFSQATRADGLIYVAGTIVAEGDIKNQTAKVLQSIDQTLQKAGSSLAMAASMQVYIKSAGDFAAMNEVYRTFWKADPPARTTVVSDFVVPNALIEISAVAVPNGGDRQVIHPASWMKSPNPYSYGIKSGSTLFMAGLVSRNGKDNSVVEGPMGVQTKAVLENAAEILKAAGMTIDNVVSSKVFITDVTKFQEMNEAYRAVFTKEPPARATVVAPLMGAANVVEITLTASSLPKQVFTTPAADGSPGKPSPILSSAVKVGNRLYLSGLLGNTAANKGNAEAQTAELLARVGRTLQVAGFGWGDLADAVVYLPNTGDFDAMNRSYRSVIKEFPARAAVKAGLVSADGMLEIMFVASK; encoded by the coding sequence GTGCGACGGACTCTCGCGGCGGCACTGATTGGAACCCTCGTCCTCGGAGGCAGCATGACGGCGCAGGTGCAGCGATGGGCGGGACCCGCGCAGTTCCCCTTCAGCCAGGCCACCAGGGCCGACGGCCTCATCTACGTCGCCGGCACGATCGTGGCCGAGGGCGACATCAAGAACCAGACCGCCAAGGTCCTCCAGAGCATCGACCAGACGCTGCAGAAGGCCGGGTCCAGCCTGGCCATGGCGGCGTCGATGCAGGTCTACATCAAGAGCGCCGGCGACTTCGCGGCCATGAACGAGGTGTACCGGACGTTCTGGAAGGCGGACCCGCCGGCGCGGACCACGGTCGTGAGCGACTTCGTCGTGCCGAACGCCCTCATCGAGATCTCGGCCGTGGCCGTCCCGAACGGCGGCGATCGGCAGGTCATCCACCCGGCATCGTGGATGAAGTCGCCCAACCCGTACAGCTACGGCATCAAGTCGGGCAGCACGCTCTTCATGGCGGGCCTGGTGTCGCGCAACGGCAAGGACAACTCGGTCGTCGAGGGCCCGATGGGCGTCCAGACGAAGGCCGTGCTCGAGAACGCCGCCGAGATCCTCAAGGCCGCGGGCATGACCATCGACAACGTCGTCAGCTCGAAGGTGTTCATCACCGACGTGACGAAGTTCCAGGAGATGAACGAGGCCTACCGGGCGGTCTTCACCAAGGAGCCGCCGGCGCGCGCGACCGTCGTGGCGCCGCTCATGGGCGCCGCCAACGTGGTCGAGATCACGCTCACGGCCTCGAGCCTGCCCAAGCAGGTCTTCACGACCCCGGCGGCCGACGGATCGCCCGGCAAGCCGAGCCCGATCCTGAGCAGCGCCGTCAAGGTGGGCAACCGCCTGTACCTGTCGGGCCTCCTCGGCAACACCGCCGCCAACAAGGGCAACGCCGAGGCGCAGACGGCCGAACTCCTCGCGCGCGTGGGCCGCACGCTGCAGGTCGCTGGGTTCGGTTGGGGCGACCTGGCCGACGCCGTCGTCTACCTGCCCAACACCGGTGACTTCGACGCCATGAACCGGAGCTACAGATCGGTCATCAAGGAGTTCCCCGCCCGCGCCGCCGTGAAGGCGGGCCTCGTCAGCGCCGACGGCATGCTCGAGATCATGTTCGTCGCGTCGAAGTAA
- a CDS encoding SpoIID/LytB domain-containing protein, with protein sequence MSLPTRLHDQAVRGRVRPAAAWLLVGAAATLAAAPADSVVPQTVRVGVSVPGGRVRVETMPLEDYVAAVLSGEGQPTAGAAAQEALAIVIRTFAAANLHRHRAEGYDLCDTTHCQVLRPTLPAARAAALATAGRVLLDGGRPAFVFYSASNGGRPALASEVWPGAKDYAPAAPTDDACTAEPGWTSEITTADLERALRAAGATGRRLRGLSVLSRTPSDRAGTLRVDGFTPDTISAHELRMALGRTLDVRVLRSTAFEVARSSSGYRFSGVGYGHGVGFGVVCAGNRAARGESTAAILRAYFRDLRVGPAPLAGEAVAGRVSAPATVASAVPAAPPTPRTPAGPARATPAPRMPADVHLALPPDDEGERDALLALVRHTRDDVAARAEVDAPALLTITAHASREAFGLATGQPWWVYGATVGTAIDVAPLGALRDRGALESTLRFEVASAVLGPPLADAPAWVRIGAAAYYSRQAPLPTPRDPRVQCPSEAELLRPVSGGAQLEAVARAERCVGREIARGKSLDALR encoded by the coding sequence ATGTCGCTGCCGACCCGGCTGCACGACCAAGCTGTGAGGGGCCGCGTCCGCCCGGCCGCCGCGTGGCTGCTGGTCGGCGCCGCGGCGACCCTCGCCGCCGCGCCCGCCGATTCCGTCGTTCCGCAGACCGTCAGGGTCGGCGTGAGCGTCCCGGGCGGCCGGGTGCGCGTCGAGACCATGCCGCTCGAGGACTACGTGGCCGCCGTCCTGTCCGGCGAGGGCCAGCCGACCGCGGGCGCGGCGGCCCAGGAAGCCCTGGCCATCGTCATCCGCACCTTCGCGGCGGCGAACCTGCACCGCCACCGGGCCGAGGGCTACGACCTGTGCGACACGACGCACTGCCAGGTGCTGCGTCCCACGCTCCCGGCCGCACGTGCGGCGGCGCTGGCCACGGCCGGTCGGGTGCTGCTCGACGGGGGACGGCCGGCCTTCGTGTTCTACTCGGCCAGCAATGGCGGGCGGCCCGCGCTGGCCTCGGAGGTCTGGCCGGGCGCCAAGGACTATGCGCCTGCGGCGCCCACCGACGACGCGTGCACCGCCGAACCGGGCTGGACGTCCGAGATCACGACCGCCGACCTCGAGCGCGCGCTGCGCGCGGCCGGCGCCACGGGCCGCCGTCTGCGCGGGCTGTCGGTGCTGTCGCGGACGCCGTCGGATCGGGCCGGGACCTTGCGCGTCGACGGGTTCACGCCCGACACGATTTCGGCCCACGAGCTGCGCATGGCCCTCGGGCGCACGCTGGATGTCCGGGTGCTCCGCAGCACCGCGTTCGAGGTGGCGCGTTCGTCGAGCGGCTACCGTTTCTCCGGGGTCGGCTACGGCCACGGCGTGGGATTCGGCGTCGTGTGCGCGGGCAACCGGGCCGCGCGCGGCGAGTCCACGGCCGCCATCCTGCGCGCCTACTTCCGCGATCTCCGCGTCGGCCCGGCGCCGCTCGCCGGCGAGGCCGTGGCGGGGCGGGTGTCGGCGCCGGCGACCGTCGCCTCCGCGGTGCCGGCGGCGCCGCCGACCCCGCGAACGCCGGCAGGCCCGGCCCGCGCCACCCCCGCGCCCCGGATGCCGGCCGACGTCCACCTGGCGCTGCCGCCCGACGACGAAGGCGAGCGCGACGCGCTGCTTGCGCTCGTCCGGCACACGCGCGACGACGTGGCCGCGCGCGCGGAGGTGGACGCGCCCGCCCTCCTCACCATCACGGCCCACGCCTCGCGCGAGGCCTTCGGACTGGCGACCGGGCAGCCGTGGTGGGTGTACGGCGCGACGGTCGGCACCGCGATCGACGTGGCGCCCCTCGGGGCGCTGCGCGACCGCGGCGCCCTGGAGTCGACGCTCCGCTTCGAGGTGGCGTCGGCCGTGCTCGGGCCGCCCCTCGCCGACGCGCCCGCATGGGTCAGAATCGGCGCGGCGGCCTACTACTCGCGGCAGGCTCCGCTCCCCACGCCGCGGGACCCGCGCGTCCAGTGTCCGAGCGAGGCCGAGCTGCTGCGTCCGGTCTCGGGCGGCGCGCAGCTCGAGGCCGTCGCCCGTGCCGAGCGATGCGTGGGCCGGGAGATCGCGCGCGGCAAGTCCCTCGACGCGCTGCGATAG
- a CDS encoding alkaline phosphatase family protein, with amino-acid sequence MARLVPHPRAALGALTFAIVLVAAAPADAYIGPGAGFAVMSSFLVIFVTMIAVAASVLAWPFRALWRLVRRTGPPPSTIRRFVVIGFDGQDPGLTDQFLKQGLLPNFAKLAASGTYRRLQTTYPALSPVAWSSFSTGTHPARHNIFDFLDRDRRTYLPLLSGTRIGKVEKFFRLGKYLIPRHRPELTNLRRSKPFWTILGERRIWSTVLRVPITFPPDRFYGAELSAMCVPDLLGTQGTFLLFTTRPATETFKEGGQRVPIAVAGDRVDTVVTGPENGFVVGNPPLTCPLVMVLDRAGSRATVTVGATSVTLAPGELSDWLPLPFPAAPGVTVAGIARVQVLEMGEHVSLYMSPINLDPEQPAMPISHPGFYASYLAKRHGPFATLGLAEDTWALNEGVTDNATFLKQAHDIDDERRTMCLTALQKLRSGSLVCVFDATDRVQHMFWRYIDPKHPGHRKDVPAEERDAIKALYKKNDALVGEIMAALDPEDVLMVISDHGFSSFRRGVNLNAWLHAHGYLALKDGADGSTEWLRDVDWSKTRAYCLGLSGMYLNLKGREQSGIVAPGEEARALKAEIVAGLKGLKDEAKGEVGVREAFDTTALYRGPYSENAPDLVIGYNAGYRTSWDCATGMVSGPIFEDNTKAWSGDHCIDPRLVPGVVFCNRKIAETRDLSIVDIAPTALTLFGLEPPAHMDGKAWAVAS; translated from the coding sequence ATGGCGAGACTTGTACCACACCCGCGCGCCGCACTCGGCGCGCTCACGTTCGCGATCGTCCTCGTCGCGGCCGCCCCCGCCGACGCCTACATCGGGCCGGGCGCCGGCTTCGCGGTGATGTCGTCGTTCCTGGTGATCTTCGTCACGATGATCGCCGTGGCGGCGTCGGTGCTCGCCTGGCCGTTCCGCGCCCTCTGGCGCCTCGTGCGACGCACCGGGCCGCCGCCCTCGACGATCCGGCGCTTCGTCGTCATCGGCTTCGACGGCCAGGACCCGGGCCTGACGGACCAGTTCCTGAAGCAGGGCCTCCTGCCGAACTTCGCGAAGCTCGCGGCCTCGGGCACCTATCGTCGGCTGCAGACGACCTATCCGGCGCTGTCGCCGGTGGCGTGGTCCTCGTTCAGCACGGGCACGCACCCTGCGCGCCACAACATCTTCGACTTCCTGGACCGCGACCGCCGCACCTATCTCCCCCTCCTCTCCGGCACGCGCATCGGCAAGGTCGAGAAGTTCTTCCGCCTAGGCAAGTACCTGATTCCGCGGCACCGGCCGGAACTGACCAACCTGCGCCGGTCGAAGCCGTTCTGGACGATCCTCGGCGAGCGCCGGATCTGGAGCACGGTACTGCGCGTGCCGATCACGTTCCCGCCCGACCGCTTCTACGGCGCCGAGCTGAGCGCCATGTGCGTGCCGGACCTGCTCGGCACGCAGGGCACCTTCCTGCTCTTCACCACGCGCCCGGCCACCGAGACGTTCAAGGAAGGCGGACAGCGGGTGCCGATCGCGGTCGCGGGCGACCGCGTGGACACGGTGGTGACCGGGCCCGAGAACGGCTTCGTCGTCGGCAATCCCCCGCTCACCTGCCCGCTCGTGATGGTGCTGGATCGGGCCGGGTCGCGGGCGACCGTCACCGTCGGCGCGACGAGCGTGACGCTGGCGCCCGGGGAGCTGAGCGACTGGCTGCCGCTGCCCTTCCCTGCCGCGCCGGGCGTGACCGTCGCCGGCATCGCCCGCGTGCAGGTGCTCGAGATGGGCGAGCACGTATCGCTCTACATGTCGCCGATCAATCTCGACCCCGAGCAGCCCGCGATGCCCATCTCGCATCCCGGGTTCTACGCGAGCTACCTCGCCAAGCGCCACGGCCCCTTCGCGACCCTGGGCCTCGCCGAGGACACGTGGGCCCTGAACGAGGGCGTGACCGACAACGCCACCTTCCTGAAACAGGCGCACGACATCGACGACGAGCGGCGGACCATGTGCCTGACGGCCCTGCAGAAGCTCAGGTCCGGGTCGCTCGTGTGCGTGTTCGACGCCACCGATCGCGTCCAGCACATGTTCTGGCGCTACATCGACCCGAAGCACCCCGGCCACCGGAAGGACGTGCCGGCCGAGGAGAGGGACGCCATCAAGGCCCTGTACAAGAAGAACGACGCCCTGGTCGGCGAAATCATGGCGGCGCTCGACCCCGAGGACGTGCTGATGGTCATCTCCGACCACGGGTTCAGCTCGTTCCGGCGGGGCGTGAACCTGAACGCCTGGCTCCACGCCCACGGCTACCTCGCGCTCAAGGACGGCGCCGACGGCAGCACCGAGTGGCTGCGCGACGTGGACTGGTCGAAGACGCGCGCCTACTGCCTGGGCCTGTCGGGCATGTATCTGAACCTCAAGGGGCGCGAGCAGTCGGGCATCGTGGCGCCGGGCGAGGAGGCGCGGGCGCTCAAGGCCGAGATCGTGGCCGGCCTGAAGGGACTGAAGGACGAGGCGAAGGGCGAGGTGGGCGTGCGGGAGGCCTTCGACACGACGGCGCTCTACCGGGGGCCGTACTCCGAGAACGCCCCCGACCTGGTCATCGGCTACAACGCCGGCTACCGCACGTCGTGGGACTGCGCCACCGGCATGGTGTCGGGGCCGATCTTCGAGGACAACACGAAAGCGTGGAGCGGCGACCACTGCATCGACCCGCGACTGGTGCCTGGCGTGGTCTTCTGCAACCGGAAGATCGCCGAGACGCGCGACCTGTCGATCGTGGACATCGCCCCGACGGCGCTGACGCTCTTCGGTCTGGAACCACCTGCCCACATGGACGGCAAGGCGTGGGCGGTCGCGTCGTGA
- a CDS encoding sulfatase-like hydrolase/transferase, giving the protein MADVGASLRRGAVLGLVAAAVLAAGCGRGRPTNVLLVTLDTVRADHVGAYGYPAARTPVLDRLAARGARFASATTTTPLTLSAHTSLFTGTFPTFHGVRDNTGFYVDESLETLAETLKARGYRTGGFIGAFVLDRRWGIAQGFDQYFDDFDLGQDVGPGLDAIQRPGGEVVDKALAWLSTDDDRPFFGWVHLYDAHAPYAAPADYAARFPATPVGAYDAEIAYADAQVGRLLAALDAQGHADDTLVVVLGDHGEQLGQHKEQAHGFFVYDASVQIPLLMAGPGIGPRVVEDQVRIVDVMPTVLDLAGVQGPAVMQGTSLRPALDGEALSLPAFVESWYARYHYGWSELRGLRDGRYKFILAPTRELYDLGQDPGETRNIADAEPGRADAMERALRALMARTASATAPKAPQPVDAAAEQRLRALGYVGGPTSARNLEERPRRDPKDTIDLYNLLLLAGQDSEAGRYDEAVAKVREALAADPEIIEAYSRLGNILSKAGRHAEAVTAYQQALALDPEHQQSTYNLALAYRALGRIPEAIVGFERSQQLDPRSGRALFQLGDIAMQQGDPAKALEHLTKGLSLDVDRPPYLVKMGEAYLALNRYDEAERVLKEAVSLRPAVPRGQYNLALVAEHRGNSGAARAAYEAEVAENPKNYGAQFNLGKALMKEGRLIDAVARLRASVEAKPDFAEGFLYLSKALLDSGQLEEAAEAARNGLAKTPDRSIAPLGHYVLADVYARQGRENEAAREVALARRLERGR; this is encoded by the coding sequence ATGGCTGATGTGGGCGCGTCGCTGAGGCGGGGGGCCGTTCTGGGCCTCGTCGCCGCGGCGGTCCTGGCGGCCGGGTGCGGCCGCGGACGCCCGACCAATGTGCTGCTCGTCACCCTGGACACGGTGCGGGCCGACCACGTGGGCGCCTACGGCTATCCCGCAGCGAGGACGCCGGTGCTCGATCGCCTGGCGGCCCGGGGCGCGCGGTTCGCGTCCGCCACGACGACCACGCCGCTCACCCTTTCGGCGCACACCAGTCTCTTCACCGGCACCTTTCCGACCTTTCACGGCGTCCGCGACAACACCGGGTTCTACGTCGACGAGTCGCTGGAGACGCTGGCCGAGACGCTGAAGGCCCGCGGCTATCGCACGGGCGGGTTCATCGGCGCGTTCGTCCTCGACCGTCGCTGGGGCATCGCCCAGGGCTTCGACCAGTACTTCGACGACTTCGACCTCGGCCAGGACGTGGGCCCCGGGCTGGACGCCATCCAGCGGCCGGGCGGCGAGGTGGTGGACAAGGCGCTCGCCTGGCTCTCGACCGACGACGACCGGCCCTTCTTCGGCTGGGTCCACCTGTACGACGCGCACGCGCCCTATGCCGCGCCGGCCGACTACGCCGCCCGCTTTCCGGCCACGCCCGTCGGCGCCTACGACGCCGAGATCGCGTACGCGGATGCCCAGGTCGGGCGGCTCCTGGCGGCGCTCGACGCGCAAGGCCACGCCGACGACACGCTCGTGGTCGTGCTCGGCGATCACGGCGAGCAGCTGGGCCAGCACAAGGAGCAGGCGCACGGCTTCTTCGTCTACGACGCGTCGGTGCAGATTCCGCTGCTGATGGCGGGCCCGGGCATCGGCCCGCGCGTCGTCGAGGACCAGGTGCGGATCGTGGACGTGATGCCCACGGTGCTCGACCTGGCGGGCGTCCAGGGGCCGGCCGTCATGCAGGGGACGTCGCTCCGTCCGGCGCTGGACGGCGAGGCGCTGTCGCTGCCCGCGTTCGTCGAGTCGTGGTACGCGCGCTACCACTACGGGTGGAGCGAGCTTCGCGGCCTGCGGGACGGGCGCTACAAGTTCATCCTCGCACCGACCCGCGAGCTGTACGACCTGGGCCAGGATCCGGGCGAGACGCGCAACATCGCTGACGCCGAGCCCGGCCGTGCCGACGCCATGGAGCGGGCGCTCAGGGCCCTCATGGCGCGCACGGCGAGCGCGACGGCGCCCAAGGCGCCCCAGCCGGTGGATGCCGCGGCCGAGCAGCGCCTCCGCGCCCTCGGCTATGTGGGCGGCCCGACCAGCGCGCGGAACCTCGAGGAGCGCCCCCGACGCGATCCCAAGGACACGATCGACCTGTACAACCTCTTGCTGCTCGCGGGGCAGGACTCCGAGGCCGGCCGCTACGACGAGGCCGTGGCCAAGGTCCGCGAGGCCCTGGCGGCGGACCCCGAGATCATCGAGGCGTACTCGCGGCTCGGCAACATCCTCTCGAAGGCCGGCCGCCACGCCGAGGCCGTGACGGCCTACCAGCAGGCGCTGGCGCTCGACCCCGAGCACCAGCAGTCCACCTACAACCTCGCGCTCGCCTACCGGGCGCTCGGCAGGATTCCCGAGGCCATCGTCGGGTTCGAGCGCAGCCAGCAGCTGGACCCGCGGAGCGGCCGCGCGCTCTTCCAGCTCGGCGACATCGCGATGCAGCAGGGCGACCCGGCCAAGGCGCTCGAGCACCTGACGAAGGGCCTGAGCCTCGACGTGGACCGTCCGCCCTACCTCGTGAAGATGGGCGAGGCGTACCTGGCGCTGAACCGGTACGACGAGGCCGAGCGCGTGCTGAAGGAAGCCGTCAGCCTCCGCCCGGCCGTGCCGCGCGGTCAGTACAACCTGGCCCTGGTCGCCGAGCACCGCGGCAACTCCGGCGCGGCCCGCGCCGCCTACGAAGCCGAGGTGGCCGAGAATCCCAAGAACTACGGCGCGCAGTTCAACCTGGGCAAGGCGCTGATGAAGGAGGGCCGGCTGATCGACGCGGTGGCCCGCCTGCGGGCCTCGGTGGAGGCCAAGCCGGACTTCGCCGAAGGCTTCCTCTACCTGTCGAAGGCGCTCCTCGACTCGGGCCAGCTCGAGGAGGCGGCCGAGGCCGCCAGGAACGGGCTCGCCAAGACGCCGGACCGCTCGATCGCGCCGCTCGGCCACTACGTGCTCGCCGACGTCTATGCGCGGCAGGGCCGCGAGAACGAGGCCGCGCGCGAAGTGGCCCTCGCCCGCCGGCTGGAGCGCGGGCGATGA
- a CDS encoding alkaline phosphatase family protein, with protein sequence MTRLSGPGRAVVLAAMAVVLAAAACGGRTHVKTGKKVIVLGIDGFDHQLTQELLAAGRLPNLAKLAAQGGFSPLATSTPPLSPVAWSTFITGLDPGGHGIFDFIHRQPDTLEQFLSTSRTVPPGRLLTLGKYQFPLSGGHVDLLRGGEAFWEPLEARGIETTIVRMPANFPPSGKATRELSGMGTPDMLGTYGIFTLFSSKPEVFERRDVSGGVIQPIDVIDGVARGAIEGPNNPYLTTPTPLTVPFAAHVDATSQAVKLVVGGEERMLEIGEWSSWVPVSLPLLPLSSLPGEVRFLLKSITPYFELYASPINLDPFAPALPISTPETYAGELAEAEGRYYTQGMPEDTRARNVAVLTERELLDQARITADENVRQFRYVLDHFDDGLLFYYFGHIDQVSHVTWRSMDPGHPAYTDADAAFADVIPRLYAEMDTVVGQAMAALGPDDLLVVMSDHGFAPWRRAVNVNSWLRDHGYLVVTSAQAGLAPGLAGVDWSRTRAYAVGLNGLYLNLQGREAKGIVPAADAPALARAIAAEMERTVDPATSAPAITKAFVTATAFAGRDYPAIEPDIVVGYARGTRVSSDSALGVVAAEVFSDNTEPWSGDHSMDPAHVPGVLFTSRPLKVPADRLQTLAASILAEFGVTDFPRRARP encoded by the coding sequence GTGACGCGCCTGTCCGGGCCGGGCCGGGCCGTCGTCCTTGCCGCGATGGCCGTGGTCCTCGCGGCGGCGGCCTGCGGCGGCCGCACGCACGTCAAGACCGGCAAGAAGGTGATCGTGCTGGGCATCGACGGCTTCGATCACCAGCTCACGCAGGAGCTCCTCGCGGCGGGCCGCCTCCCGAATCTCGCGAAGCTCGCGGCGCAGGGCGGCTTCTCGCCCCTCGCCACCTCCACGCCCCCGCTGAGCCCGGTGGCGTGGTCCACCTTCATCACCGGCCTGGACCCGGGCGGCCACGGCATCTTCGACTTCATCCACCGCCAGCCGGACACGCTCGAGCAGTTCCTGTCGACCTCGCGGACGGTGCCGCCCGGGCGGCTGCTGACGCTCGGCAAGTACCAGTTCCCGCTGTCGGGCGGGCACGTGGACCTCCTCCGCGGCGGCGAGGCGTTCTGGGAGCCCCTCGAGGCGCGGGGCATCGAGACCACCATCGTCCGGATGCCCGCGAACTTCCCGCCCTCGGGGAAGGCCACGCGCGAGCTGAGCGGCATGGGCACGCCGGACATGCTCGGCACGTACGGCATCTTCACGCTCTTCTCGTCCAAGCCCGAGGTGTTCGAGCGGCGCGACGTGTCGGGCGGCGTCATCCAGCCGATCGACGTGATCGACGGCGTCGCCCGGGGCGCCATCGAGGGGCCGAACAACCCGTATCTCACGACGCCGACGCCGCTGACCGTGCCGTTCGCCGCGCACGTGGATGCCACCAGCCAGGCCGTGAAGCTCGTGGTGGGCGGCGAAGAGCGGATGCTCGAGATCGGCGAGTGGAGCTCGTGGGTGCCCGTGTCGCTGCCGCTCCTGCCGCTGTCGTCGCTCCCCGGCGAGGTCCGCTTCCTGCTGAAGAGCATCACCCCGTACTTCGAGCTCTACGCGAGCCCGATCAACCTCGACCCGTTCGCGCCGGCGCTGCCGATCTCGACGCCCGAGACGTACGCGGGCGAGCTGGCCGAAGCCGAGGGGCGCTACTACACGCAGGGCATGCCCGAGGACACGCGGGCCAGGAACGTGGCCGTGCTGACCGAGCGGGAACTGCTCGATCAGGCGCGGATCACGGCCGACGAGAACGTCCGGCAGTTCCGCTACGTGCTGGACCACTTCGACGACGGGCTGCTCTTCTACTACTTCGGGCACATCGATCAGGTGTCGCACGTCACGTGGCGCTCGATGGACCCGGGCCACCCCGCGTACACGGACGCCGATGCCGCGTTCGCCGACGTGATTCCGCGTCTCTACGCCGAGATGGACACGGTGGTCGGCCAGGCCATGGCGGCGCTCGGACCGGACGACCTCCTCGTGGTGATGTCCGACCACGGGTTCGCGCCGTGGCGCCGGGCCGTGAACGTGAACAGCTGGCTGCGCGATCACGGGTACCTCGTCGTGACCAGCGCGCAGGCCGGACTGGCGCCCGGCCTGGCGGGCGTGGACTGGTCGCGGACCCGCGCCTACGCCGTGGGGCTCAACGGCCTCTACCTGAACCTGCAGGGGCGTGAGGCCAAGGGCATCGTGCCCGCGGCCGACGCACCGGCGCTCGCCCGCGCCATCGCGGCCGAGATGGAACGGACGGTGGACCCCGCCACCTCCGCGCCCGCCATCACGAAGGCGTTCGTCACCGCCACGGCGTTCGCGGGTCGGGATTATCCCGCGATCGAGCCCGACATCGTCGTCGGCTACGCCCGCGGGACCCGCGTGTCGAGCGACTCGGCGCTCGGCGTCGTCGCCGCCGAGGTCTTCAGCGACAACACGGAGCCCTGGAGCGGCGACCACAGCATGGACCCGGCGCACGTGCCGGGGGTCCTCTTCACGAGCCGCCCCCTCAAGGTACCGGCCGACCGGCTGCAGACGCTGGCAGCCTCGATTCTCGCCGAGTTCGGCGTCACTGATTTCCCCAGGAGGGCACGGCCGTGA